A single region of the Winslowiella toletana genome encodes:
- a CDS encoding ABC transporter permease: MSVTSTEAGSARRFWRGGGRFATGLISLLVTLLGLLAFTFMLSHLSPVDPVLQIAGDHASESTYAQVRHDLGLDQPVLMQFWHYIEHLARGDMGISRITNQPVVSDLLRTFPATVELATCAMIFGAFFGISLALLAAWKPGSIIDNLARMISLLGYSVPIFWLGLLGLLLFYAVLHWSAGPGRLDDIYVYTLEPTTGFVLIDSWLSGDPEMFRNAIAHLWLPVVVLGMLAMAGITRLLRAALLEESSKEYVTLARAKGAGRGRILLLHIFPNVSGTLITVLALSYASLLEGSVLTETVFAWPGVGRYMTTALFASDAPAILGSTLLIGSCFIVLNTLADVLTWLTDPRTR; the protein is encoded by the coding sequence ATGTCAGTCACTTCCACAGAAGCCGGGTCCGCCCGGCGTTTCTGGCGCGGTGGCGGTCGTTTCGCTACCGGCCTGATTTCGCTACTGGTCACGCTGCTTGGCCTGCTGGCGTTTACTTTCATGTTGTCTCATCTGTCGCCGGTCGATCCGGTGTTACAGATCGCCGGCGATCACGCCAGCGAGTCGACTTACGCCCAGGTACGCCACGATTTGGGTCTCGACCAGCCGGTACTGATGCAATTCTGGCACTATATTGAGCATCTGGCGCGCGGTGATATGGGAATATCCCGTATTACCAATCAGCCGGTTGTCAGCGATCTGCTGCGCACCTTCCCTGCCACCGTCGAGCTGGCGACCTGTGCGATGATTTTTGGCGCCTTTTTTGGCATCTCGCTGGCGCTGCTGGCGGCATGGAAGCCGGGCAGCATTATCGATAACCTCGCCCGAATGATTTCGCTGCTCGGCTATTCGGTACCAATTTTCTGGCTTGGCTTACTTGGCCTGCTGCTGTTCTATGCGGTTTTACACTGGTCGGCGGGTCCGGGTCGGCTGGATGATATCTATGTGTACACGCTGGAGCCGACCACCGGTTTTGTGCTGATTGACAGCTGGCTCTCTGGCGATCCGGAAATGTTCCGCAATGCGATTGCTCATCTCTGGCTGCCGGTGGTGGTACTTGGCATGCTGGCGATGGCGGGCATTACCCGCCTGCTGCGCGCGGCTCTGCTGGAAGAGAGCAGCAAAGAGTATGTGACGCTGGCACGGGCTAAAGGTGCCGGGCGCGGTCGCATTCTGCTGTTGCATATCTTCCCTAACGTCTCCGGCACGCTGATTACCGTGCTGGCACTCTCTTATGCCTCACTGCTGGAAGGCTCGGTGCTGACCGAAACCGTCTTTGCCTGGCCAGGCGTTGGCCGCTATATGACCACCGCGCTGTTCGCCTCCGATGCTCCGGCGATCCTTGGCTCAACGCTGCTGATTGGCAGCTGCTTTATTGTGCTGAACACCCTGGCTGATGTGTTGACCTGGCTAACCGATCCGAGAACCCGATGA
- a CDS encoding ABC transporter substrate-binding protein yields MATSFAAHAATPPDTLVIAQSIDDASSFDPAQGFELTSMQAFTNIYQRLVQSDPQNPVDLKPTLATSWQAGSDNRSLTFALRDGAKFSTGNPLRPEDVIFSLSRVVKLNLDPSFILTQLGWTKDNVDAQLKKIDDQHVQISWTADVSPTFVLSLLSAPVASVVDEKTVMANQQKNDLGNQWLGGHSAGSGPYQIRKYIPHEVVLLTANPASPAGAPKLKNILIKNVPEPATRRLLLEQGDVDIARNLGADQIAALKGKAGVKPLAIPFASLYYMQFNIDASPALKNPALWEASRYLFDYKGIADELLKGQFKVHQSFLPEGYLGALNDNPYSYDPEKAKAILQKAGLTNVRFKLAVSNQPPYLDIAQALQASFAKGGVNIELIPGLSTEVSTSVKAHKYEATLNAWGADYFDPNTNASAFAYNPENGSTTLAWRSNWHIPELSKQTLAATAESDPAKRIELYQNMQREVQKSSPYVIGLQARNLIAVRDNLKGYVQGINPDMVYYNQVSK; encoded by the coding sequence CTGGCCACCTCATTTGCCGCTCATGCAGCGACCCCGCCAGATACGCTGGTGATTGCCCAGTCTATCGATGACGCCAGCAGTTTTGATCCGGCGCAGGGCTTTGAACTGACCTCAATGCAGGCCTTTACTAATATTTATCAGCGCCTGGTACAGTCAGATCCACAGAATCCGGTCGACCTGAAACCGACGCTGGCTACCTCCTGGCAGGCCGGCAGCGACAACCGCAGCCTGACCTTTGCGCTGCGCGATGGCGCAAAATTTTCCACTGGCAACCCGCTACGTCCGGAAGATGTGATCTTCTCGCTGTCGCGCGTAGTGAAGCTGAATCTCGATCCTTCATTTATCCTGACCCAGCTTGGCTGGACTAAAGATAATGTTGATGCACAGCTGAAGAAAATTGATGACCAGCACGTGCAAATTAGCTGGACGGCGGATGTCAGCCCGACTTTTGTACTAAGCCTGCTCTCAGCGCCGGTCGCATCGGTGGTTGATGAAAAAACCGTCATGGCCAATCAGCAGAAAAACGATCTCGGTAACCAGTGGTTGGGTGGCCATTCTGCCGGTAGCGGCCCGTACCAGATTCGCAAATATATCCCACATGAAGTGGTACTGCTGACGGCAAATCCAGCCTCGCCGGCGGGTGCTCCGAAGCTGAAAAATATCCTGATTAAAAACGTTCCGGAACCGGCTACGCGTCGTCTGCTGCTGGAACAGGGTGATGTGGATATCGCGCGTAATCTGGGTGCCGATCAGATTGCCGCGCTGAAAGGTAAAGCGGGCGTCAAGCCGCTGGCCATTCCGTTCGCTTCACTCTATTACATGCAATTCAATATCGATGCCTCTCCGGCGCTGAAAAACCCGGCGCTATGGGAAGCATCCCGCTATCTGTTTGACTATAAGGGCATTGCCGACGAGTTGCTGAAAGGCCAGTTCAAAGTGCATCAGTCATTTCTGCCGGAAGGCTATCTCGGCGCGCTGAACGACAACCCATACAGCTACGATCCGGAAAAAGCCAAGGCGATTCTGCAGAAAGCTGGCCTGACTAACGTGCGCTTTAAGCTCGCCGTCAGTAACCAGCCACCGTATCTGGATATTGCCCAGGCGTTGCAGGCCAGCTTTGCCAAAGGTGGCGTTAACATTGAGCTGATCCCTGGCCTGAGCACTGAAGTCTCCACCAGCGTTAAAGCCCATAAATATGAAGCCACACTCAATGCATGGGGCGCGGACTATTTCGATCCCAACACTAACGCTTCAGCCTTTGCTTATAATCCGGAAAATGGCAGCACCACGCTGGCGTGGCGCTCAAACTGGCACATTCCTGAGCTAAGCAAGCAGACGCTGGCCGCCACTGCCGAAAGCGATCCCGCCAAACGCATTGAGCTGTACCAGAATATGCAGCGCGAAGTGCAGAAAAGTTCACCGTATGTAATAGGACTACAGGCGCGTAATCTGATTGCAGTACGCGATAACCTGAAAGGCTATGTGCAGGGAATTAACCCGGATATGGTTTACTACAACCAGGTCAGCAAGTAA
- a CDS encoding CPBP family intramembrane glutamic endopeptidase produces the protein MNATSNRITLTLFYGGMFVVWYLITLLITLLPNFSQLRSNGLLVPVICLFETAVLWPLYRFYCSRRDDIPFGKLRRNSVLLFIAALITLMLIQSWVLQPEAWLEQQSQQSRPMLLILLFSAVILAPIFEEILFRGFLLQGLLLWLPKTPLACMILTSILFAVLHTQYVHLQTMIMLMLFSLLLCYARLKSGSLILPIFLHMLNNLVALLPALYAAMQA, from the coding sequence ATGAACGCCACCAGTAACCGAATTACGCTGACGCTGTTTTACGGCGGCATGTTTGTAGTCTGGTATTTGATTACTCTGCTGATCACCCTGCTTCCCAATTTCAGTCAGCTGCGCAGCAACGGGCTGCTGGTACCGGTTATTTGCCTGTTCGAAACCGCCGTACTGTGGCCACTCTATCGTTTTTATTGCAGCCGCCGCGACGATATTCCGTTTGGCAAACTGCGCCGCAATTCTGTGCTGCTGTTTATCGCGGCGTTGATTACGCTGATGCTTATTCAGAGCTGGGTACTTCAGCCAGAAGCCTGGCTGGAACAGCAGTCGCAGCAAAGCCGCCCGATGCTGCTGATTTTGCTGTTTTCCGCCGTGATCCTCGCGCCAATATTTGAAGAAATTTTGTTCCGTGGCTTTCTGTTACAGGGATTATTACTCTGGTTACCGAAAACTCCGCTGGCCTGCATGATCCTGACCTCGATTCTGTTTGCCGTGCTGCATACGCAGTACGTCCATCTGCAAACCATGATCATGCTGATGCTGTTCTCACTGCTGCTGTGCTATGCACGGCTCAAATCCGGCAGTCTGATCCTGCCGATATTTCTGCATATGCTGAATAATCTGGTGGCGCTGTTGCCCGCGCTGTACGCGGCAATGCAGGCGTGA
- a CDS encoding I78 family peptidase inhibitor — protein sequence MKFYAKSLMLAAMFALTACNTTPKNDAGVQPVDPENDRCGASQYQSYVGKPLSSLDQVKFSVPVRAIPYNSAVTMDFNLNRLNFMADSSGKISSVYCG from the coding sequence GTGAAGTTTTATGCTAAATCACTGATGCTGGCAGCTATGTTTGCACTGACCGCTTGTAATACTACACCTAAAAATGACGCTGGCGTGCAGCCTGTCGATCCTGAAAACGATCGCTGCGGTGCTTCGCAGTATCAGAGCTATGTGGGTAAACCTCTTTCTTCTTTGGATCAGGTGAAATTCTCCGTGCCGGTGCGCGCGATCCCGTACAATTCTGCGGTCACCATGGACTTCAATCTGAATCGTCTGAACTTTATGGCTGACAGCAGCGGTAAAATCAGCAGCGTTTACTGCGGCTAA
- a CDS encoding protein disulfide oxidoreductase → MKKLKRLLREALLMLLLIAGVVYALDSFRAPQAPLTFADQQLQTIDGETVTLAALSDQRPLLVYFWASWCGICRYTTPAVAAMSDGGANVISVALRSGEAQNVTDYLQAKGYRLPVVNDEKGMLSSRWQVGVTPTLVIINKGEVVSSTTGWTSSWGMKLRLWWAEKKP, encoded by the coding sequence ATGAAAAAGCTGAAACGCCTGCTGCGCGAAGCGCTGCTGATGCTGCTGTTGATTGCCGGAGTGGTTTACGCCCTCGACAGCTTTCGCGCGCCTCAGGCACCGTTAACCTTTGCCGATCAGCAGCTGCAAACCATTGATGGTGAAACCGTCACTCTGGCGGCCCTCAGCGATCAACGGCCGCTGTTGGTCTATTTCTGGGCCAGCTGGTGCGGCATCTGTCGTTACACGACTCCGGCGGTGGCAGCAATGTCCGACGGGGGAGCCAATGTGATCTCAGTCGCGCTGCGATCCGGTGAAGCACAGAACGTCACGGATTATTTGCAGGCGAAAGGTTACCGCTTGCCGGTGGTCAATGATGAAAAGGGAATGCTGTCATCCCGCTGGCAGGTGGGCGTCACGCCAACGCTGGTGATCATTAATAAAGGTGAGGTGGTCAGCAGTACTACCGGCTGGACCAGCAGTTGGGGAATGAAGCTGCGCTTATGGTGGGCGGAGAAAAAACCGTAA
- a CDS encoding DsbA family protein, which translates to MKKLMILLLLVATPLWAAAPFTAEQEARIKQLIGETLVENPQILAQAADAYDKQAEQQQKEVVAQVIEQNKTALYQDAGSPRIGAKDARLTLVSFTDYNCPFCKQFDPLLEKLVKTYPDVAVVIKLLPYRSESSLTSARAALTVWQQNPQQFLALHQRLMAKKGYHDDASILAAENKLGIEPGEPSKQSLETVNSSLQLAQHLGIQGTPATLIGDSLISGAVSWEQLENRVKQQLARQ; encoded by the coding sequence ATGAAAAAGCTGATGATATTATTGCTGTTAGTCGCGACGCCATTATGGGCCGCCGCACCTTTCACCGCGGAACAGGAAGCGCGTATTAAACAATTAATCGGTGAAACGCTGGTAGAGAACCCGCAGATCCTTGCGCAGGCGGCAGATGCTTATGATAAGCAGGCAGAGCAACAGCAAAAAGAGGTAGTGGCACAGGTTATTGAACAGAATAAAACGGCACTGTATCAGGATGCCGGCTCGCCGCGTATCGGTGCCAAAGATGCCAGGCTGACGCTGGTCTCTTTTACCGACTATAACTGCCCGTTCTGTAAGCAATTCGATCCGCTGCTGGAGAAGCTGGTGAAAACCTATCCAGACGTCGCGGTGGTGATTAAATTACTGCCGTATCGTTCGGAAAGTTCACTGACCTCAGCGCGTGCGGCGTTGACGGTGTGGCAACAAAATCCACAGCAATTCCTCGCGCTGCATCAGCGTCTGATGGCGAAGAAAGGCTATCACGATGATGCCAGTATCCTTGCTGCCGAAAATAAACTGGGCATTGAACCGGGCGAGCCCAGCAAGCAGAGTCTTGAAACCGTTAACAGCAGCCTGCAGCTGGCGCAGCATCTTGGCATCCAGGGTACGCCTGCCACGCTGATTGGCGATAGCTTAATATCCGGTGCTGTCAGTTGGGAACAGCTGGAAAATAGGGTGAAGCAGCAGCTGGCTCGCCAATAA
- a CDS encoding protein-disulfide reductase DsbD family protein, whose translation MLLPIRSLLLLLLLWLPALQAADSGWLQNPQNDHAQVRLRADTSQPEQIRLLLDVELQKGWKTYWRSPGEGGIAPEIRWQDNPAQAQWFWPTPQRFTVSGLTTQGYHHRVSIPIVLPADSRRLLAGTLTLSTCSNVCILTDYPFSLDLSAAADAQFGHDFAEAMGRVPIEHGVTDRLHAGYSQGQLQLIAERETGWQQPELFFDGFADASLGAPAITIKGSQLQVRVPVTDQWGEQAPDLRQRKLSLVIADLGLAQQTTLEIGEALALNPASPPWWQLMLLALAGGFILNLMPCVLPVLAMKLGTIIQTERRDRRSVRLQFLASTSGILLSFMALALMMTLLRLGNHALGWGIQFQNPWFIALMLFITLLFSINLFGWLYLRLPSSLNSRLATYGGDRGLAGHFWQGAFATLLATPCSAPFLGTAVAVALVSPLPMLWGIFLALGVGMSLPWIAIALWPRLALSLPRPGRWMNQLRVLLGLLMLASSAWLLSLLSSHIGSSNTLIIAALIAVILLALQLKHHGGKTTAISAMMVLLIAVALLFSWRKGPQPLQDNVNWQPLTEQAITQALAEHKRVFIDVTADWCITCKANKYHVLLRDDVQQAVQAEDVIALRGDWSHPSAPISAFLQRRGSVAVPFNQIYGPGLPQGKVLSPLLDRETLMQTLNDAKGEN comes from the coding sequence ATGTTATTACCCATCAGGAGTTTGCTCCTGCTGCTGCTGTTGTGGCTGCCTGCATTACAGGCGGCAGACAGCGGCTGGCTGCAAAATCCACAAAACGACCACGCACAGGTGCGCCTGCGCGCCGATACTTCACAGCCGGAGCAAATCCGGTTGCTACTCGACGTCGAGCTACAGAAGGGCTGGAAAACTTACTGGCGCTCACCCGGTGAAGGCGGCATTGCGCCGGAAATTCGCTGGCAGGACAATCCCGCTCAGGCGCAATGGTTCTGGCCGACGCCGCAACGCTTTACCGTTTCTGGCCTGACAACCCAGGGTTATCACCATCGGGTCAGCATTCCGATTGTGCTGCCTGCCGACAGCCGCCGCCTGCTGGCGGGCACCTTGACGTTATCTACCTGTAGCAACGTCTGCATTCTCACCGATTACCCCTTCAGCCTTGATCTGAGCGCCGCGGCTGACGCGCAGTTTGGCCACGATTTTGCCGAGGCGATGGGACGGGTTCCGATTGAGCATGGCGTCACCGATCGGCTACACGCGGGCTACAGTCAGGGACAATTACAGCTGATTGCTGAGCGTGAAACAGGCTGGCAGCAGCCGGAACTGTTCTTTGATGGCTTTGCGGACGCCAGCCTTGGCGCGCCCGCCATCACCATCAAAGGCAGTCAGTTACAGGTACGCGTACCGGTTACCGACCAATGGGGAGAACAAGCCCCTGACTTACGCCAGCGCAAGCTGTCACTGGTGATTGCCGACCTGGGGCTGGCTCAACAAACGACGCTGGAAATCGGTGAAGCGCTGGCGCTGAATCCGGCCAGCCCGCCATGGTGGCAACTGATGCTGTTGGCGCTGGCCGGGGGATTTATCCTGAACCTGATGCCGTGCGTACTGCCGGTGCTGGCGATGAAACTCGGCACGATTATCCAGACGGAGCGGCGCGACCGTCGCAGCGTACGGCTGCAATTCCTCGCGTCCACCAGCGGCATTCTGCTCTCGTTTATGGCGCTGGCGCTGATGATGACGCTATTGCGGCTCGGCAATCACGCGCTGGGCTGGGGCATTCAGTTTCAGAATCCGTGGTTTATTGCACTGATGCTGTTCATCACACTGCTGTTTAGCATCAACCTGTTTGGCTGGCTATATCTGCGCCTGCCTTCGTCGCTGAATAGCCGCTTAGCTACTTATGGCGGCGACCGTGGCCTCGCCGGACATTTCTGGCAAGGCGCTTTTGCCACTCTGCTGGCGACGCCGTGCTCGGCACCGTTCCTTGGTACTGCCGTCGCAGTGGCGCTGGTGTCCCCACTGCCGATGCTGTGGGGAATTTTCCTTGCGCTGGGGGTTGGCATGAGCCTGCCGTGGATAGCGATTGCCCTCTGGCCGAGGCTGGCGTTAAGTTTGCCGCGCCCCGGACGCTGGATGAATCAGCTACGCGTCCTGCTGGGGCTACTAATGCTGGCCTCCAGCGCCTGGCTGCTTAGCCTGCTGAGTAGCCATATCGGTAGCAGCAACACGCTGATCATCGCCGCGCTGATCGCCGTCATCCTGCTGGCGCTTCAGTTAAAACATCATGGCGGCAAAACCACCGCCATCAGCGCGATGATGGTGCTGTTGATCGCCGTCGCGCTGCTGTTCAGCTGGCGCAAAGGGCCTCAACCGCTCCAGGATAACGTCAACTGGCAGCCGCTAACGGAACAGGCAATTACCCAGGCACTGGCTGAGCACAAGCGGGTATTTATTGATGTTACCGCCGACTGGTGCATCACCTGTAAAGCCAATAAATACCATGTATTACTGCGCGATGACGTGCAGCAAGCAGTGCAAGCTGAAGATGTGATTGCGCTGCGCGGTGACTGGAGCCATCCGTCAGCGCCGATCAGCGCGTTTTTACAACGCCGCGGCAGTGTCGCTGTGCCTTTTAACCAAATTTATGGACCGGGATTACCTCAGGGCAAGGTGCTGTCGCCGCTGCTGGATCGTGAAACCCTGATGCAAACCCTGAACGACGCCAAAGGAGAAAATTAA
- a CDS encoding copper resistance protein, producing MEKRRRIATSFLALACLVVLICITQRIASLHALQMRLSESATLSTAPGTEQAEAPLTSCELSSKSLLMASPLIFETALFAAVILLSMLALTRALPLRFPPIREFSSPVLRIHLRNCVFRE from the coding sequence ATGGAAAAACGGCGTCGTATCGCAACAAGCTTTCTCGCTCTGGCGTGTCTGGTGGTGCTGATCTGCATCACTCAGCGCATTGCGAGCCTGCACGCCCTGCAGATGAGACTCAGTGAAAGCGCCACGCTCAGCACTGCGCCCGGTACTGAACAGGCCGAAGCTCCGCTAACTTCCTGTGAACTCAGCAGTAAATCGCTGTTGATGGCCTCGCCGCTGATTTTTGAAACCGCGCTGTTTGCCGCCGTCATCCTGCTGTCGATGCTGGCGCTGACCCGTGCTCTGCCGCTGCGCTTCCCACCGATACGCGAATTCTCTTCGCCGGTGCTGCGAATACATCTGAGAAACTGCGTCTTCCGCGAATGA
- a CDS encoding ABC transporter permease subunit, which translates to MRSLSALLPLLSRLITLSAMVILVGILPWLAGGDPALALLRARSGDQEATPEALEAIRHSLGLHLGPDALLWHWLQNLLQGDAGNSWISGMPVLPGMLQATAVSLTLMGCALLVALLLLALICLPVMRAGLAGVARRPSGTVAAALTALPEFLLAALLLLVGSVWLGWFPPFGWSGWHSAVLPALALGIPAGGLLGRLFSDALSASFQEKWVLSWQTAGIPARSLALAAIKRTLPAMLPQLAMVLIGLTGGAIAVEKVFAIPGLGRATLGAAAASDLPALQTGMLILLLLGSAAGLTANLLQRLLLGPALKAGALPAPPPQSSGKSFAWWVPAGCLLLLLALIAAGLPRDAFSSDWLRLQPPSWSLPFGADAMGRDILARVAQGALHTCLQALLVTLCCLVTGILVGLFPRVMVGPIEVANATPAVIAGMVIAAINGPTAAGAVIAVIIVSWAPLAAHTAALVAEINAQPHVRMLPVLGVGPLRRACRYVLPPMIAPLLRHAMLRLPGNALALAGLGFLGLGPQPPAADWGIVLAEGMPYIERAPWAVVAPALALIVLSILAVTSASLSRKTRG; encoded by the coding sequence ATGCGCTCTCTTTCTGCCCTGCTGCCACTGCTCTCGCGCCTGATTACCCTGAGCGCGATGGTGATTCTGGTTGGCATTTTGCCGTGGCTGGCGGGGGGCGATCCTGCTCTGGCACTACTGCGCGCCCGCTCCGGCGATCAGGAAGCGACGCCGGAAGCACTGGAAGCTATTCGCCACTCGCTGGGACTGCATCTGGGACCAGATGCACTGCTGTGGCACTGGTTGCAGAATTTGCTGCAGGGTGATGCCGGTAACTCGTGGATATCCGGCATGCCGGTGCTGCCGGGTATGTTGCAGGCCACGGCGGTCTCACTGACGTTAATGGGCTGTGCGCTACTGGTGGCATTGCTGCTGCTGGCGCTGATCTGCCTGCCGGTAATGCGCGCCGGGCTGGCTGGGGTAGCACGCCGTCCCTCCGGTACCGTGGCGGCGGCGCTGACCGCGTTACCGGAATTTCTGCTGGCGGCGCTATTATTGCTGGTGGGTTCCGTCTGGCTCGGCTGGTTTCCTCCGTTTGGCTGGAGCGGCTGGCACTCGGCAGTTCTGCCGGCACTGGCGCTGGGTATTCCGGCTGGTGGTCTGCTGGGACGGCTGTTTTCTGATGCGCTGAGCGCCAGTTTCCAGGAAAAGTGGGTACTGAGCTGGCAAACTGCCGGTATTCCGGCTCGTAGCCTGGCGCTGGCAGCGATCAAGCGCACCCTGCCCGCGATGCTGCCGCAGCTGGCGATGGTATTAATTGGCCTGACTGGCGGTGCGATTGCGGTAGAAAAAGTGTTTGCCATTCCCGGCTTAGGTCGCGCCACGCTTGGCGCGGCGGCCGCCAGCGATTTGCCCGCACTACAAACCGGCATGCTGATTCTGCTGCTGCTGGGTAGTGCTGCCGGTCTGACAGCAAATCTGTTACAGCGGTTATTGTTAGGCCCGGCACTGAAAGCGGGCGCATTGCCTGCTCCCCCACCACAATCTTCTGGTAAATCCTTCGCCTGGTGGGTTCCGGCAGGCTGCCTGTTACTGTTGCTGGCGCTGATTGCCGCCGGATTGCCGCGCGACGCTTTCAGCTCAGACTGGCTGCGGCTGCAACCTCCCTCCTGGTCGCTGCCGTTCGGAGCGGATGCCATGGGGCGCGATATTCTGGCGCGCGTGGCGCAGGGTGCATTACATACCTGCTTGCAGGCGCTACTGGTCACACTCTGCTGCCTGGTGACTGGAATTCTGGTGGGGCTGTTTCCACGCGTGATGGTTGGACCGATTGAGGTGGCTAATGCCACCCCTGCGGTGATTGCCGGCATGGTGATTGCTGCTATCAATGGCCCGACCGCCGCTGGCGCGGTAATCGCCGTAATTATCGTCAGCTGGGCACCGCTGGCGGCGCATACCGCCGCGCTGGTAGCCGAAATTAACGCCCAGCCGCATGTGCGTATGTTACCGGTGCTGGGGGTTGGCCCGCTGCGCCGGGCATGCCGCTATGTGCTGCCGCCGATGATTGCGCCGCTGTTACGCCATGCAATGCTAAGGCTGCCGGGCAACGCGCTGGCGCTGGCAGGCCTGGGCTTTCTCGGCCTTGGGCCACAACCACCGGCGGCCGACTGGGGAATTGTGCTGGCAGAAGGGATGCCTTATATCGAACGTGCTCCCTGGGCGGTGGTCGCCCCGGCACTGGCACTGATTGTACTGTCGATTCTGGCGGTAACCAGCGCCAGCCTGTCGCGAAAGACCCGAGGGTAA
- a CDS encoding ABC transporter substrate-binding protein: MKARIFWLLSTSLLLSGCFNEQEAQPDESRIRLAMLQPPRSGLTPLSDDAFKLSRWQTAETLVTLDALGEAKPALATRWQQLDDRRWRFELRDNVHFHDGSLLTSEAVVRSLTVATHAAPKPRILDGVTLDIVADGDGAVVVTSADPDPLLPQRLSSPQLAILAAKAYGANGVVNPLGSGSGPFILRKVTGTSSASLDRFDNYWGEKARSSGIDVSFVPDGAARAAALRTGSADIVEAVPVSQAALLKPEQIHEVPMPRTNTLYLNSQHGVFRDAALRAAVRDAINRQQLVDNVYEKRADIAEGLLGPALPWAAQLRQPVANPVAAAKPDGQVITLATFSDRAELPEVAVYLAQQLTAAGFQVKQVVREYAHIEADALAGKFDAFILSRATVLDSGDPVAYMYSDFACKGSFNIAQLCQPAIDKALQQAAAIPAGELRRKAIMAAENLILASNAAIPMLHERVIQGESPAVRDAERDPRERRVITSQTHLER, from the coding sequence ATGAAAGCTCGCATTTTTTGGCTGCTGAGTACCAGCTTACTGCTTAGCGGTTGCTTTAACGAACAGGAAGCCCAGCCGGACGAGTCACGCATTCGTCTGGCAATGTTACAACCGCCGCGTTCCGGCCTGACGCCGCTCAGCGATGACGCCTTTAAGCTGTCGCGCTGGCAGACGGCGGAAACGCTGGTCACGCTTGATGCGCTGGGCGAAGCCAAACCCGCGCTGGCCACCCGCTGGCAACAACTCGACGATCGGCGCTGGCGCTTTGAATTACGCGATAACGTTCATTTTCACGATGGCAGTCTGCTGACCTCAGAAGCCGTAGTCCGGTCACTGACGGTTGCTACCCACGCGGCACCGAAGCCGCGTATTCTTGATGGCGTGACGCTGGATATTGTCGCCGACGGCGATGGCGCGGTGGTGGTCACCAGTGCCGATCCCGATCCGCTGCTTCCTCAACGCCTCTCCAGTCCGCAACTGGCGATTCTTGCCGCTAAAGCCTATGGAGCCAATGGCGTGGTCAATCCGCTGGGCAGCGGCAGCGGACCATTTATTCTGCGCAAGGTCACCGGCACCAGCAGCGCCAGCTTAGATCGCTTTGATAATTACTGGGGCGAGAAAGCGCGATCCAGCGGCATAGATGTCAGCTTCGTACCGGATGGCGCGGCCCGCGCAGCGGCGCTGCGTACCGGCAGCGCGGATATTGTGGAAGCGGTACCAGTATCCCAGGCCGCCCTGCTGAAACCTGAGCAAATCCACGAAGTGCCAATGCCACGCACCAATACGCTATACCTTAACAGTCAGCACGGCGTCTTCCGTGATGCGGCGTTGCGGGCAGCGGTGCGTGATGCGATTAATCGTCAGCAGCTGGTAGATAATGTCTATGAAAAGCGTGCGGATATCGCGGAAGGCCTATTAGGACCAGCGCTGCCGTGGGCAGCGCAACTGCGTCAGCCGGTCGCGAATCCGGTCGCCGCCGCTAAACCTGATGGCCAGGTGATCACGCTGGCGACTTTCAGCGACCGCGCAGAGCTGCCGGAAGTGGCGGTCTATCTGGCGCAGCAATTAACCGCTGCCGGTTTCCAGGTTAAGCAGGTAGTGCGCGAGTATGCGCATATCGAAGCCGATGCGCTGGCGGGTAAATTCGACGCCTTTATTCTGTCACGCGCCACGGTGCTCGATTCAGGCGATCCGGTGGCCTATATGTACAGCGACTTTGCCTGCAAAGGTTCATTTAACATTGCTCAACTGTGTCAGCCCGCAATCGATAAGGCACTGCAACAGGCCGCCGCGATCCCCGCAGGTGAATTACGCCGCAAGGCCATTATGGCCGCAGAAAATCTGATTCTTGCCAGCAATGCGGCGATACCGATGTTACATGAACGCGTAATCCAGGGAGAAAGCCCGGCGGTGCGTGATGCCGAACGCGATCCGCGCGAGCGCCGTGTGATCACCAGCCAGACCCACCTGGAGCGATAA